The region GGCTGGCAGCATGCGCAGGAGCGGCAACTGGTGCAGCAGGCGCTGGCGCAGGCTCGCTTTAACCAGCGCAAGGCGGCCGAACTCTTAGGGGTGACCTACCACCAGTTTCGCGGCTTGTTGAAGAAACACGCCATCAATGACAGTGAATGACATCGAAATGCTCTTTTCTACACACCACCAGCGCAAAACATTTTGCCAATCCCAACGCCCCTGCTGGCGATGACCGGTTCGCATGGCAGGCATCAGCACAACGCCGCGGCGGTCACCACGGCTCAAACGGATCGTCAAACTCCAGCCAGCTATCCACCCCGTCCAGTAATTCATCATCCGTTAGCAGGCAACTATCCAGCTGCGCGGTGATCCACGCCGGTTCCAGATGCTGACCGATAAACACAATCTCCTGACGCATATCGCCAAACGGCTCTTGCCACTTATTCCTGATAGCCGCCCGCGTTTCTTCATCCTGCGGCCAGCGCTCCGGTGGAATCGCCTTCCAGAACATGCCCGCCAACCCGTAGCGCAGAATGCCCCCGGCCTGATGCCAGGAGCCGGCCTGAAACGGGCGGGTCGCCAGCCAGAAGAACCCTTTTGAGCGCAGCAGGCGGCCCGGCCCCCATTCATCCTTGCTCAGGAAGTCATGGAAACGCTGCGGATGAAACGGCCGACGCGCCTGATACACAAAGTTGCCGATGCCGTAATGTTCGGTTTCCGGCGTATGGGTGCCGCGTAACTCCTGCAACCAGCCCGGTGCCATGGCCGCCGTTTGCATATTGAAACGCCCGGTATTAAGCACCTCGTCCATCGGCACCTGACCGTGCGCGATCGGCAGAATGCGCGCCGACGGATTCAGGGTGTGCAGAATCGCCACCACTTCATCACGCTGGCTCTCGGTCATCTCATCGGTTTTGCTCACCAGCAGTACGTCGCAAAACTCAATCTGTTCAATCAGCAGGTCGGTCACGCTGCGGATATCATCCTCGCCGAGGCTTTGCCCCACCGACTGCAGGCTTTCCGCCGCCTGATACTGCGACAGGAAACCGGCGCCATCCACCACCGTCACCATGGTATCCAGCCGGGCGAAATCCGACAGGCACTGCCCCTGCTCGTCTTCAAAGGTGAACGTCTCCGCCACCGGCAACGGTTCGGAAATGCCGCTGGACTCGATCAACAGATAATCGTAACGCCCGGTGCGGGCCAGTTCGCGCACCGCCACCAGCAAATCTTCCCGCAGGGTGCAGCAAATGCAGCCGTTGCTCATCGACACCAGTTTTTCCTGACGATGATCAAGCGTCACCTCCTGGCTGACCAAATCGGCATCAATATTCACTTCGCTCATATCATTGACGATCACGGCTACCCGGCGTCCCTGGCGATTATTCAGAATATGATTCAGCACCGTGGTCTTGCCGGCGCCAAGAAAACCGGACAGTACCGTGACGGGTAAAGGTTGCATACGCGTGCTCCTGCTCAGAAATGATTGATCTGCGGTTCTAAACAGCATGACCGCTACTCGGGCACGTATATTATCACATTTGTTATGTTATAACATAACAAATGCAGCCTTCACGAAGCCGGCGTCGTTATGGGCGGATACCGCTCAACTCCTGCTGACAACCCCATCAGTTTGCTGAAAAAACCGGCAGATAAACGTAAGAAATTGGGTGGAATGGCAGAGTGCGGTACACTCTGTATATTGCCGATTGCCTGAAAAAAAACCGTATGTCCGGAAAACACACTCTCGTACTGGCGCTGGCCTGGCTGGCGCTGCCGGTTCTGGCACAAACGCCGCCCGCCACGTCGACGCCGGCGCAAACCATCCGCCACAGCGGTTTTGTCTATTGCGTCAATGACGTGCTCAGCACGTTCAACCCCCAGATGGCCCGCAGCGGGCTGATGGTGGATACGCTGGCCGCCCAGCTCTACGATCGCCTGCTGGGCGTCGATCCGTACACCTACCGGTTGATGCCGGAACTGGCTCAGCACTGGGACGTGACCGACAATGGCTCCACTTACCGGTTTACCCTGCGCCGCGACGTGCCGTTCCAGCGCACCAGCTGGTTTACCCCCAGCCGGATGATGAACGCCGATGATGTGCTGTTCAGTTTCCAGCGCATGCTGGACAAAAAGCACCCGTTCCACGACGTCAACGGCGGCGACTACCCTTACTTTGATAGTTTGCAGTTGGCGGACAACGTACAGAGCATCCGCAAATTGGGCGATTACAGCATCGAGATCCGGCTGCACAGCCCCGATGCCTCGTTCCTGTGGCATCTGGCTACCCACTACGCGCCCATCCTGTCGGCAGAGTACGCCCAGCAACTGACCCAACAAGATCGGCGCGAACTACTCGACCGTCAGCCGGTGGGCACCGGTCCTTACCGTCTGGATGAATACCGTTACGGGCAGTACGTGCGGCTAAAACGCAACGATGACTATTGGCGCGGCCAGCCGCGCATGGAACAGGTGGTGGTCGATCTCGGCTCCGGCGGCACCGGACGCCTGTCCAAACTGTTGACCGGCGAGTGCGACGTGCTGGCTTACCCGGCCGCCAGTCAGTTGACGATTCTGCGCAACGACCCGCGCCTGCGGCTGTCGCTGCGACCGGGGATGAACGTCGCTTATCTGGCGTTCAACGTGCGCAAACCGCCGTTGGATGACTCCCGCGTGCGCCACGCCATCGCGCTGGCTATCAACAACGACCGCCTGATGCAGTCGATCTACTACGGCACAGCGGAAACCGCCGCCTCGATTCTGCCACGCGCCTCCTGGGCCTACGACAACGAAGCGCAGGTCACCGAATACAATCCGGAGAAAGCGCGCCAACAGTTGAAAGCATTGGGGATTGCCAACCTGCAATTGCAACTGTGGGTGCCGAGCGCCTCACAGTCCTACAACCCCAGCCCAGTGAAAACCGCCGAACTGATTCAGGCCGATCTGGCGCAGGTGGGGATTCGGGTGACCATCATACCGGTGGAAGGGCGTTTTCAGGAAGCGCGCCTGATGGAGATGAACCATGACCTGACGCTGGCAGGCTGGGCTACCGACAGCAACGACCCGGACAGCGTGTTTCGGCCGTTGCTGAGCTGCGCCGCCATCCGCTCCCAGACCAATTACGCCCACTGGTGCGACCCCCGTTTTGATCAGGTGCTGCAGGACGCGCTCTCTTCCCAGCAGCTATCCCGACGCATGGAGTACTATCGGGTGGCGCACCACATTCTGGCCGAGCAGTTGCCGGTGCTGCCGCTGGCCTCGTCGCTGCGGATGCAGGCCTATCGCTACGACATGAAAGGACTGGTGCTCAGCCCGTTCGGCAACGCCTCCTTCGCCGGCGTCTATCGCGATGACGGCGATAACGAGGAAAAAAATGAGGAAAAACCGGATGGCTCCGCCGTGGATCCATCCTCCAGCGCGCCGATCCAGGGAGAACAGCCGTGATTATCTTTACGCTTCGGCGCCTGTTGTTGCTGCTGGTCACGTTATTTCTGCTGTCGCTGATCGGTTTCAGCCTGATGTATTACACCCCGCATGCGCCGCTCAATGGCGCGGCGTTGCTCGACGCCTACCGTTTTTATTTCAGCAGCCTGCTACAGGGGGATTTTGGCGTCTCGAGCACCAACGGACAGCCGATTAGCGAACAACTGCGCGATGTGCTGCCCGCCACCATCGAACTCTGTCTGCTGGCGTTTTCGCTGTCGCTGCTGGTGGGCATTCCACTTGGCATCACTACCGGCGTGCTGCAGCACAAAACCGCCGATCGGCTGATCAGCGCGCTGGCGTTGCTGGGCTTTTCGCTGCCGGTTTTTTGGCTGGCGCTGCTGATGACGTTGTTCTTTTCGCTGCATCTAGGCTGGCTGCCGGTGTCCGGCCGTTTCGACCTGCTCTACCCGGTGCCACAGGTGACCGGCTTTGCGCTGATCGACGCCTGGCTGTCCGATTCGCCCTACCGGGAAGAGATGATCGCCAGCGCCATACAACACCTGATTCTGCCGGTGCTGGTGCTGTCGGTCGGCCCCACCACCGAAGTGATCCGACTGATGCGTATCAGCACTACCGATGTCGGCACCCAGAATTACATCAAGGCGGCGGTTATCCGCGGGTTGCCGCGTTCCACCGTGATTCGCCGCCACCTGCTGCACAACGCGCTGCCGCCGATCATTCCGCAACTGGGCTTGCAATTCTCCACCATGCTGACGCTGGAGATGATTACCGAAGTGGTCTTTAACTGGCCGGGCATCGGCCGCTGGCTGGTCAACGCCATCCGCCAGCAGGACTTTGCGGCGATCTCCGCCGGGGTGATGGTGGTCGGCGCACTGGTGATCACCATCAACGTGCTATCCGATATCTGGGGCGCCATGGCAAACCCGCTGAAACATAAGGAATGGTATGCACTCCGATAACATCTACGGCGAGAAAGAACTTCCCAGCCGCTGGCGCGACACCTGGAACGTGTTCCGCCAGGACCGGATGGCGATGGTCGGTTTCTACGGGTTTCTGTTGCTGCTGGGGCTGTGCCTGTTCGGCGATGCGCTGGCGCCCTACGCGCTGGACCAGCAGTTTCTCGGTTACCAGTTGCTGCCGCCTTCCTGGTCGCGCTATGGCGAAGTGTCGTTCTTTCTCGGCACCGACGATCTGGGGCGCGACCTGCTAAGCCGACTGCTGAGCGGCACGGCGCCGACGTTTGGTTCGGCCTTGCTGGTCACGCTGGCCGCCATGCTGGCCGGCATTCTGGTTGGCCTGCTGGCCGGAGTGACCCGCGGCCTGCGTTCCGCGGTGCTGAACCACATTCTCGACCCGCTGCTGTCGATTCCTTCGCTGCTGCTGGCGATGGTGGTGATCGCCTTTATCGGCCCGCAGTTGACGCACGCCATGCTGGCGGTGTGGATGGCGCTGCTGCCGCGCATGGTGCGCACGATTTATGCCGCAGTGCACGACGAACTGGAAAAAGAGTATGTGACCGCCGCCCGGCTGGACGGCGCGTCCACACGCTACATTATCTGGTATGCGGTGGTGCCTAATATCCTGCCGCTGCTGGTCAGCGAAGTGACCCGCGCGCTGTCCATCGCCATTCTCGATATCGCCGCGCTCGGATTTCTCAATCTGGGCGCGCAGTTACCCACCACCGAGTGGGGCGTGCTGCTGGGTAATTCGCTGGAACTGGTCTATGCCGCGCCCTGGACGGTAATGCTGCCCGGCGCAGCCATCACGCTCAGCGTGCTGATCGTCAACCTGCTGGGGGACGGCATTCGCCGCGCCCTGCTCGCTCAAACCGAATAGTGACGGAACAACACCATGGCATTACTGGAAATTCGTAATCTGACCATTGAATTCCTCACGCCGGACGGCCCGGTGAAAGCGGTGGATCGCGTCAGCATCAGCCTCACCGAGGGAGAAATTCGCGGACTGGTGGGCGAATCCGGCTCCGGCAAAAGCCTGATCGCCAAGGCTATCTGCGGCATCAACAAGGAAAACTGGCGCATCACCGCCGATCGTTTCCGTTTCGATGACGTGGACATGCTGCAACTGACGCCCCATCAGCGGCGCAAACTGGTGCGGCACAACATGTCGATGATCTTTCAGGAACCGCAGTCCTGCCTGGATCCTTCCGCCCGCA is a window of Dickeya solani IPO 2222 DNA encoding:
- the zigA gene encoding zinc metallochaperone GTPase ZigA translates to MQPLPVTVLSGFLGAGKTTVLNHILNNRQGRRVAVIVNDMSEVNIDADLVSQEVTLDHRQEKLVSMSNGCICCTLREDLLVAVRELARTGRYDYLLIESSGISEPLPVAETFTFEDEQGQCLSDFARLDTMVTVVDGAGFLSQYQAAESLQSVGQSLGEDDIRSVTDLLIEQIEFCDVLLVSKTDEMTESQRDEVVAILHTLNPSARILPIAHGQVPMDEVLNTGRFNMQTAAMAPGWLQELRGTHTPETEHYGIGNFVYQARRPFHPQRFHDFLSKDEWGPGRLLRSKGFFWLATRPFQAGSWHQAGGILRYGLAGMFWKAIPPERWPQDEETRAAIRNKWQEPFGDMRQEIVFIGQHLEPAWITAQLDSCLLTDDELLDGVDSWLEFDDPFEPW
- the sapA gene encoding ABC transporter substrate-binding protein SapA; protein product: MSGKHTLVLALAWLALPVLAQTPPATSTPAQTIRHSGFVYCVNDVLSTFNPQMARSGLMVDTLAAQLYDRLLGVDPYTYRLMPELAQHWDVTDNGSTYRFTLRRDVPFQRTSWFTPSRMMNADDVLFSFQRMLDKKHPFHDVNGGDYPYFDSLQLADNVQSIRKLGDYSIEIRLHSPDASFLWHLATHYAPILSAEYAQQLTQQDRRELLDRQPVGTGPYRLDEYRYGQYVRLKRNDDYWRGQPRMEQVVVDLGSGGTGRLSKLLTGECDVLAYPAASQLTILRNDPRLRLSLRPGMNVAYLAFNVRKPPLDDSRVRHAIALAINNDRLMQSIYYGTAETAASILPRASWAYDNEAQVTEYNPEKARQQLKALGIANLQLQLWVPSASQSYNPSPVKTAELIQADLAQVGIRVTIIPVEGRFQEARLMEMNHDLTLAGWATDSNDPDSVFRPLLSCAAIRSQTNYAHWCDPRFDQVLQDALSSQQLSRRMEYYRVAHHILAEQLPVLPLASSLRMQAYRYDMKGLVLSPFGNASFAGVYRDDGDNEEKNEEKPDGSAVDPSSSAPIQGEQP
- the sapB gene encoding putrescine export ABC transporter permease SapB; translation: MIIFTLRRLLLLLVTLFLLSLIGFSLMYYTPHAPLNGAALLDAYRFYFSSLLQGDFGVSSTNGQPISEQLRDVLPATIELCLLAFSLSLLVGIPLGITTGVLQHKTADRLISALALLGFSLPVFWLALLMTLFFSLHLGWLPVSGRFDLLYPVPQVTGFALIDAWLSDSPYREEMIASAIQHLILPVLVLSVGPTTEVIRLMRISTTDVGTQNYIKAAVIRGLPRSTVIRRHLLHNALPPIIPQLGLQFSTMLTLEMITEVVFNWPGIGRWLVNAIRQQDFAAISAGVMVVGALVITINVLSDIWGAMANPLKHKEWYALR
- the sapC gene encoding putrescine export ABC transporter permease SapC, producing the protein MHSDNIYGEKELPSRWRDTWNVFRQDRMAMVGFYGFLLLLGLCLFGDALAPYALDQQFLGYQLLPPSWSRYGEVSFFLGTDDLGRDLLSRLLSGTAPTFGSALLVTLAAMLAGILVGLLAGVTRGLRSAVLNHILDPLLSIPSLLLAMVVIAFIGPQLTHAMLAVWMALLPRMVRTIYAAVHDELEKEYVTAARLDGASTRYIIWYAVVPNILPLLVSEVTRALSIAILDIAALGFLNLGAQLPTTEWGVLLGNSLELVYAAPWTVMLPGAAITLSVLIVNLLGDGIRRALLAQTE